A region of Deltaproteobacteria bacterium DNA encodes the following proteins:
- the infB gene encoding translation initiation factor IF-2 has translation MESKTEVIEKRVKGTVIRRRVKVTPAEESVAPVLAEEIKGEEITPDVKQPSVSKKESSVVTESIVSAPLVKSKLSEEVQPPTKVSPAAKTTVSVTKTVPSSAASAVAVASKKEAATTKQATEIKTTKTFPQRPVQGTHEEEDRPRYGLKIVGRMEIKAPAPKPAAKTDPKAKTGTGVVKQGAGVTALPLSKTLIPEEEAGKDKKVKKGVKKNKREEIEVDLEGIGKVATLTQLTRLAATVVPEKAPSPGRDREVVFEPNRGLRRKKSRKEGKKTEVTLMKASKRVVKMGDFVTVAELAHEMSVKSGELIKKLMAMGSMVTLNQSIDFDTASLLAQEFSYEVKKDIFEEHHVLEVNKDKEEDLVFRAPVVTVMGHVDHGKTSLLDAIREAKVAVGEAGGITQHIGAYRVKLPKGEITFIDTPGHAAFTSMRARGASVTDIVILVVAADDGVMPQTIEAINHAKAAGVPIVVAVNKIDKPEADRDRIRRQLSEHGLLSEEWGGETIFSYVSAKTREGIDGLLEMLLLQAEVLDLKANPNKPAKGVVIESKLDKGRGPLATILVKEGTLRVGDAVISGMHYGKVRAMLNEKGQQVKEAGPSIPVEIIGLAGVPNAGDTIEVVTAEKIAKIVAEHREEKEKQARLNSNVRAKLEDVFSQLQKGESHELRIILKGDVQGSVEALRDALLKLSTDKVKVTALHAAVGGISESDIMLAAASNAIVVGFNVRPEIKANDLARQEGVQLKLYNIIYNAIDDVRKAMEGMLAPTLTEKYLGRAEVRSVFNITKVGTVAGCFMVDGMMSRAAKLRLLRDNVVVHLGKISSLKRFKDDVKEVQQGYECGISIENFNDIKVGDVIEGFLVESSATKL, from the coding sequence ATGGAATCTAAAACAGAAGTGATTGAAAAACGCGTAAAAGGCACAGTGATTCGTCGCAGGGTGAAGGTAACACCTGCGGAAGAGTCGGTGGCTCCTGTTCTTGCCGAAGAAATTAAGGGCGAAGAAATTACTCCAGACGTGAAGCAGCCCTCCGTAAGCAAGAAAGAAAGTTCTGTTGTAACCGAATCCATTGTTTCTGCTCCTCTTGTAAAATCGAAGCTTTCAGAAGAAGTGCAGCCTCCTACAAAAGTTTCTCCTGCGGCTAAAACCACTGTTTCTGTCACTAAAACAGTTCCTTCCAGCGCTGCTTCGGCAGTGGCTGTTGCTTCCAAGAAAGAAGCAGCCACGACTAAACAGGCAACAGAAATAAAGACGACCAAGACATTTCCTCAGAGACCTGTGCAGGGGACGCATGAAGAAGAGGATCGTCCCCGTTATGGATTGAAAATCGTAGGACGCATGGAGATTAAAGCTCCAGCACCAAAGCCCGCGGCAAAGACCGATCCAAAGGCAAAAACAGGCACGGGAGTTGTTAAGCAAGGTGCGGGGGTTACAGCGCTTCCTCTTAGCAAGACTTTGATTCCTGAAGAAGAAGCGGGCAAAGATAAAAAAGTTAAAAAAGGGGTTAAGAAAAACAAGCGTGAAGAGATTGAAGTCGATTTGGAAGGAATAGGCAAGGTAGCTACTCTCACTCAACTCACTCGTCTTGCGGCCACAGTTGTTCCCGAAAAGGCTCCCAGCCCCGGACGTGATCGTGAGGTGGTGTTTGAACCCAATCGGGGGCTACGTCGAAAAAAATCCAGAAAAGAAGGCAAAAAAACCGAAGTTACCCTCATGAAGGCCTCCAAGCGTGTGGTAAAAATGGGTGATTTTGTTACCGTGGCGGAACTTGCCCACGAAATGAGTGTGAAGTCTGGTGAACTCATCAAAAAATTAATGGCGATGGGGAGTATGGTGACTCTGAACCAGAGTATTGATTTTGATACCGCCTCACTGTTGGCCCAAGAGTTTTCCTATGAGGTTAAAAAAGATATTTTTGAAGAGCATCATGTCCTGGAAGTGAATAAAGACAAAGAAGAAGATTTGGTGTTTCGGGCCCCTGTGGTCACCGTGATGGGGCATGTCGATCATGGAAAGACTTCCTTGCTGGATGCCATCCGCGAGGCAAAGGTGGCAGTAGGTGAAGCGGGGGGGATTACTCAGCACATCGGGGCTTATCGTGTGAAGCTTCCCAAGGGTGAAATTACCTTTATCGATACACCGGGGCATGCGGCCTTTACTTCGATGCGCGCACGCGGGGCTTCTGTCACCGACATCGTCATCCTGGTGGTTGCGGCTGATGATGGGGTGATGCCGCAAACTATTGAGGCCATTAACCATGCGAAAGCAGCGGGTGTGCCCATCGTGGTGGCCGTCAATAAAATTGACAAGCCCGAAGCCGATCGCGATCGTATCCGACGCCAACTCTCTGAGCATGGATTACTCTCCGAAGAATGGGGTGGCGAAACGATATTTTCCTATGTGTCTGCCAAAACGCGGGAAGGAATTGACGGTCTTTTAGAGATGCTCCTCTTGCAGGCAGAAGTGCTAGATCTGAAAGCGAATCCCAACAAGCCTGCAAAGGGCGTGGTGATTGAATCAAAACTGGATAAGGGTCGTGGTCCTCTGGCCACTATCCTCGTGAAAGAGGGAACCTTGAGGGTAGGGGATGCGGTAATTTCCGGAATGCATTATGGAAAAGTACGCGCCATGCTCAACGAAAAAGGCCAGCAAGTGAAAGAGGCCGGGCCTTCTATTCCCGTAGAAATCATTGGTTTGGCCGGTGTGCCCAATGCCGGAGATACCATTGAAGTGGTGACCGCGGAAAAAATTGCAAAAATTGTGGCCGAACATCGTGAAGAAAAAGAAAAGCAGGCCCGACTGAATTCCAATGTGCGTGCCAAACTGGAAGATGTCTTTAGTCAATTGCAAAAAGGTGAGTCGCATGAATTGCGCATCATCCTGAAAGGCGATGTTCAGGGTTCTGTAGAAGCCTTGCGGGATGCCTTGCTCAAATTGAGTACAGACAAGGTGAAGGTGACCGCTTTGCATGCTGCTGTCGGTGGAATCAGTGAATCCGACATCATGCTGGCCGCCGCTTCCAACGCCATTGTGGTGGGGTTCAACGTGCGGCCTGAGATCAAGGCGAATGACCTGGCTCGTCAAGAAGGCGTTCAACTCAAACTCTACAATATCATCTACAATGCGATCGACGATGTCCGCAAGGCCATGGAAGGAATGCTGGCCCCCACGCTGACTGAAAAATATTTGGGACGCGCCGAGGTGCGCTCTGTGTTCAACATTACCAAAGTGGGAACCGTAGCCGGATGTTTTATGGTGGATGGAATGATGAGTCGTGCGGCAAAGCTAAGGTTGCTGCGAGACAACGTCGTGGTCCATTTGGGAAAAATATCTTCCCTGAAACGCTTCAAAGATGACGTGAAGGAAGTTCAACAAGGTTACGAATGCGGTATTTCCATCGAAAATTTTAATGATATTAAAGTGGGAGATGTGATTGAAGGTTTCCTGGTTGAAAGTTCAGCGACAAAATTATGA
- the nusA gene encoding transcription termination/antitermination protein NusA: MFINLNSVIEQVGKDKGIPKEALVEAVESAMLTAARKKYGIEIELEAQYNEELGEIELFLFKTVVEDVFDEDIEISLAEAKKLDPETSVGDSLGEKIDSNQFGRIAAQTAKQVIIQRVREAERSMIYEEYKDRVGELINGIVRRIEKGNLIVDLGRTEAILPQKEQVLTENFKVNDRITAYLLDLKKDSKAQQVVLSRKSPGLIKALFALEVPEIAEGIVEIKAVAREAGARSKIAVYSTDSDVDPVGACVGMKGARVQGVVQELRGEKIDIVPFDEETARFVCNAIAPAEVSKVIIHDKEHGMEIIVPDDQLSLAIGKKGQNVRLAAQLTGWNIDVLSETKMEEIQKRGKMALVEALGIEESLASILYSHTYRTVEDIARTSAEEFIGLPGFSNELLTQVHERAVAFCEAENQPSSGEEEFEEEGTDEV, translated from the coding sequence ATGTTTATTAACTTAAACAGCGTGATTGAACAAGTGGGTAAAGATAAGGGGATTCCTAAGGAAGCCTTAGTTGAAGCGGTGGAATCTGCGATGCTTACCGCGGCACGCAAGAAATACGGTATCGAAATTGAGCTCGAAGCTCAGTACAACGAAGAGCTGGGGGAAATTGAGCTGTTTCTATTTAAAACAGTGGTGGAGGATGTCTTTGATGAAGATATAGAAATTTCTTTGGCAGAAGCCAAAAAACTCGATCCCGAGACCAGTGTGGGAGACAGTTTGGGGGAGAAGATCGATTCGAATCAATTTGGTCGTATCGCGGCTCAAACGGCCAAGCAGGTGATCATTCAGCGAGTTCGAGAAGCCGAACGAAGCATGATTTACGAAGAGTATAAAGATCGGGTGGGCGAGCTTATTAATGGCATCGTCCGTCGTATAGAAAAAGGGAATCTCATTGTGGATTTAGGTCGCACAGAAGCCATTCTGCCTCAGAAAGAGCAAGTTCTTACAGAAAATTTTAAGGTCAATGATCGCATTACCGCCTACTTGTTGGATCTCAAAAAAGACTCCAAGGCCCAGCAGGTGGTACTTTCCAGAAAAAGTCCGGGTTTGATCAAGGCCCTTTTTGCTTTGGAAGTTCCTGAAATTGCCGAAGGCATCGTTGAAATAAAGGCCGTCGCCCGTGAAGCGGGAGCTCGTTCCAAAATTGCCGTTTATTCCACAGACAGCGATGTAGATCCTGTAGGAGCCTGCGTCGGGATGAAAGGTGCGCGCGTGCAAGGTGTGGTTCAGGAACTGCGGGGAGAAAAAATTGATATTGTTCCCTTCGATGAAGAGACTGCCCGTTTTGTCTGTAATGCCATTGCTCCCGCCGAAGTTTCCAAGGTGATTATTCACGATAAAGAACATGGAATGGAAATTATTGTTCCCGACGATCAACTGTCTCTGGCGATTGGAAAAAAAGGACAAAATGTCCGCCTGGCCGCACAGCTCACGGGTTGGAACATCGATGTTTTGAGCGAAACCAAGATGGAAGAAATCCAGAAGCGTGGGAAAATGGCTCTGGTAGAGGCTTTAGGGATTGAAGAAAGTCTGGCCAGTATTTTGTACAGCCATACTTACCGGACGGTGGAGGATATTGCGAGAACTTCAGCCGAGGAATTTATTGGCTTGCCCGGATTTAGTAACGAGCTTTTGACCCAGGTTCATGAGAGGGCGGTGGCCTTCTGTGAAGCTGAAAATCAGCCCTCCAGTGGAGAAGAAGAGTTTGAAGAAGAAGGTACGGACGAGGTTTAG
- a CDS encoding ribosome maturation factor RimP, producing MQVQLEKIEQLLQPLAESMACEVIACEWTQEMGRRILRIYLDKPEGVMLEDCERFSNLVNPLLDVEDLIAQSYDLEVSSPGINRPLKRLKDFERFTGQTIRVKTFTPLGGRSRYKGKLVEVKEQFIKVEVDKQEYKIPLSEIEKANLEVGVDEVLKKGKKK from the coding sequence ATGCAGGTACAACTGGAAAAAATTGAACAGCTTTTGCAGCCCCTTGCCGAATCTATGGCTTGTGAAGTAATTGCTTGTGAGTGGACCCAGGAAATGGGACGGCGGATATTGAGAATTTATCTGGATAAGCCGGAAGGGGTGATGTTGGAAGATTGTGAACGTTTTTCGAATCTTGTGAATCCACTTCTAGATGTAGAAGATCTCATCGCCCAAAGTTATGATCTGGAAGTTTCTTCTCCGGGAATTAATCGTCCCCTAAAAAGGTTAAAAGATTTTGAGCGTTTTACCGGGCAAACGATCAGGGTAAAAACCTTTACTCCTCTCGGAGGTCGTTCTCGATACAAAGGGAAACTGGTCGAAGTGAAAGAGCAGTTCATAAAGGTTGAAGTGGACAAGCAGGAATATAAAATTCCTCTTTCTGAAATTGAAAAGGCAAACCTTGAAGTGGGTGTAGATGAGGTTTTGAAAAAGGGTAAAAAAAAGTAA
- a CDS encoding FHA domain-containing protein encodes MRIDETLYQSTLQIRQELELILDRIEKMELHSSEVSEQVYQRVKKDYLVQLGKIKSGFEQKCTEIEKALQELYAFKGEQESYLQKNREIFEEAKFRHVLGEYQEEKFQEVKIQTETEIANYEKTLSELQKQLDQYEELIQVRDKLSELPSAPIPEKPSPTPTSPPTPVALKEATPPPASTARPPSSPKQASGDYFLNASNPGGDYFNEDEAVVQPTPPAMEKKKVAAPPPAAGPELSFDDSISAILKSIPLEELEAKEAPEVPAPVKSTPPQETKKPSMEEDPPTGKQTISILEEAPELPEMPEMEEESVSIHAKLICLEGDVEPKEIELSETISLGRSPSNDVVLKEAKVSRQHAAINKQGNDYILIDLKSSNGVYVNGKRVEEQILKDGDQVSVGSFKMLFQRF; translated from the coding sequence ATGCGCATCGATGAAACACTCTACCAATCCACTCTCCAAATCAGGCAGGAACTCGAATTGATTTTGGATCGCATCGAAAAGATGGAATTGCACAGCAGTGAAGTCTCTGAACAAGTCTACCAGCGCGTTAAAAAAGATTACCTGGTTCAGCTCGGTAAGATAAAATCTGGTTTTGAACAAAAATGTACAGAAATTGAAAAAGCACTTCAAGAACTGTATGCCTTCAAAGGGGAGCAAGAAAGCTACTTACAAAAAAATAGGGAAATTTTTGAAGAAGCTAAGTTCCGACATGTCTTGGGGGAATATCAGGAAGAAAAATTTCAGGAAGTCAAAATACAAACGGAGACTGAAATTGCAAATTATGAAAAGACCTTGAGCGAACTGCAGAAACAGCTCGATCAATACGAAGAACTGATTCAGGTGCGAGACAAGCTTTCGGAACTCCCCTCAGCTCCTATTCCGGAGAAACCCTCGCCCACACCTACGTCTCCTCCAACTCCCGTCGCTCTCAAAGAGGCAACTCCCCCTCCTGCAAGCACAGCTCGACCGCCCTCTTCACCGAAGCAAGCTTCTGGCGATTATTTTTTAAACGCTTCAAACCCTGGCGGAGATTACTTCAATGAAGATGAAGCTGTAGTTCAACCCACCCCGCCAGCGATGGAAAAAAAGAAAGTAGCAGCGCCTCCTCCCGCAGCAGGTCCCGAACTTTCTTTTGATGACTCTATTTCAGCCATTTTAAAAAGTATCCCTCTCGAAGAACTCGAAGCAAAAGAGGCTCCGGAAGTCCCTGCGCCTGTGAAGAGCACACCTCCCCAGGAGACAAAAAAACCTTCCATGGAAGAAGATCCCCCCACGGGAAAACAGACCATTTCCATTTTGGAAGAGGCCCCCGAACTGCCTGAGATGCCCGAGATGGAAGAAGAATCCGTTTCTATTCACGCCAAACTGATTTGCCTTGAGGGGGACGTAGAACCCAAGGAGATTGAACTCTCGGAAACCATTTCTCTGGGACGTTCACCCTCCAACGATGTGGTGCTAAAAGAAGCAAAGGTATCCCGGCAACATGCCGCCATCAATAAGCAGGGCAACGATTATATCTTAATCGACTTAAAAAGTTCCAACGGCGTGTACGTGAACGGCAAGCGGGTGGAGGAGCAAATTTTGAAAGACGGAGATCAAGTTTCGGTGGGAAGCTTCAAGATGTTGTTTCAGAGGTTTTAA